From Sinorhizobium sp. B11:
GAGGGTCGCAAGATACTGCGTCTCCATCCACCGGGTGATCGGCGTCTTCAGCGATGCATTGATGACGACGACGAGAAGCAGGTTCGGCACCGACATCGTCACATCTGTCAGCCACATGATGACCCGGTCGAAGGGATTGCCGAAGAAGCCAGCGATGGCGCCAAGCAGAAGCCCGATCACGACAGCGATAAAGGTGACGATGACGGCAACGAGGAAGGCCGTGCGCGTGCCGAAGACGATACGGCTGAAGACGTCGCGGCCGAGATCGTCGGTGCCGAAGAAATGCGCCAGTGATGGCGGCGCGTTGCGCGAAGCGAGATCCTGGCTCAGATAGTCATAGGGCGTCAGAGACGGACCGAAGATCGCCGCAAAGGCAAGGATTACGATCACGATCAGGCCGAAGATCGCAAGCTTGTTGCGCTTCAGGCGATGCCAGGCATCACGCCACAGATTGACGGGCGGTTCCTCGGCTGTGTCGATCGTCGAAAGAGGAATGGCGGACATGGTCAGCGGCTCCTTCTGGAATCATTGGCGCGCGGATCGAGCAGCGGGTAGAGCACATCGACCAGCAGGTTCGACGCCATGACCAGGAAGGATCCGATCAGGGTAATCGCGAGAATGACGGGATAATCGGAATTGGTCAGCGCCTGCACGGTCAACCGGCCGAGACCCGGCAGGCCGAAGACGAGTTCGACGAAAATCGCGCCATTCACGATAGTGATCATGATGAGACCGAGCTGTGTCACGACAGGTGTCAGCACCGGACGCAGGATATGCTTCAGCGCGACGACGATTTCCGGCACGCCCTTCGCACGGGCGGTGCGAACGAAATCTTCGGACAGCACTTCAATAACGGCGGCGCGTGTCTGGCGCACGATGAGCGCGACCGGCTGGAAGGACAAAACGATGAGCGGCAGGAAGATGCGCACATCGAAGATGCCACCCCAGCCATAGGGCACCTTGATCATCGGTAGAAGCACGATAAGCGCCACCATCAATAGCGGACCGGCGACATAGGCCGGGATCGCCCAGAGGAACAGCGCTGTACCGAGGATTGTGTAGTCGACACGGTTGTTCTGGTTCAGAGCGGCGATCATCCCGAGCGGGATCGCAACCACCGCCGTCAGGATGATGGAACAGAGAGCGAGCTGGAAAGAGACGGGCGCGGCGGCAGAGACCATGGCCCAGACCGAACGACCCGAGCTCAGCGAATTGCCGAACTGGCCGTGCAGGAGGTTCCAGATGTAAAGACCGAACTGCTCGATGAAAGGCTTGTTGAGACCTGCACTTTCGCGGATCGCCTCGATGCGCTGCGGGTTATAGGCGACGTCACCAGGTGCGCGAAGGAAGATCAGCTTGATCGGATCGCCCGCACCATAGAAGGCCATCGCGTAGACGGCCATCATCACGACCAGGACGGACGGAATCCAGATGGCAAATCGCGTGAGCACGTAGCGTAGCAAGGCCACCTCCCATTCTTGCCCGGCGCATTCCCGCGGGAGGCCGCAGCCGCCGGTTCTTCTTGAAACGTGGCGCGAAGACCTTTCGGCCTTCGCGCCGCTGCTTTGGCCGCATCATGCGGCCCTGCTATCGGCTTCAGCCGATGGAAACGTCCCAGGGAGCCACGACCTGCCAGTCGAGGTTCTTTTCCATGGCCTTGACTTCCTTGGTTGCCCAGCGCGACATCGCCTGAGAATACCATGGAAGGAAGGCCCAGTCGTCGCGGAACACCTTCTGGGCTTCCTGTGCCAGCTTGACGCGATCCGGGTCGTCGGCAGCCTTGGTCGCCGCTTCGGCAAGCAGGCTATCCACCTTGGCGTTCTTGTATCCGCCGAGCTTGTTCTGGGCATTCGAAGACGAGGACGCGATGGAGCCTGCAAGATAGGAGACGGCATCGGGAACACGTGTGCCGACGTCATCACGGAAGATCTGCACCGCGTTCTGGTCCGGACCGGCATAGGAGTCCTGCTGCGGCTTCATATCGACTGCGGTGATGCCGAGGTTCTGGCGCCACTGCTCGGCGATGAACTGGGCGGCCGCCTGGATCGCCGGGCCGGAAATGCCGACGAACAACAGCTTGGGAAGACGCTCCGGACCACCATAGCTCGATTCAGCCAGCAGCTTCTTGGCCGCTGCCGGATCATACGGATAGGGTTCGAAGCCGGAATTGTCCGCTCCCGGAACCGAGTTCAGGATCTGGTCGGCCTTCTTGTGTGGACCATCCGGATAGGACGCCTTGAACAGACCATCGCGATCGACCGCCATGATCAGCGCCTGGCGAACCTTGGGGTCATCCATTGGCGCGCGCGACGTGTTGAACCAGAAATGCTGGCTGGTCGGGATCAGCGGGCCTGCGGAAAATTCCGGGCCGAGATCCTGGATGATCGTCGATGTGACGAGCTCGGTATGAGCATTATATTCGCCTGATTTGATCAGCGACGTCGCGGTGACATTGTCTTCGATAGAGCTGATCTCAATGCGGGCGAGCTTCGGCTTCGGGCCGAAGAACTTCTCGTTCGGCTCGAAGGTGAGTGTGCCGGCATCGATATCGATTGCCGTCAGTTTGAATGGGCCGGAATAGACGGCCTTGCTGTCTGGCTTGTACCAATCAGCTACTTCCTCGCCATCGCTACCGCGCGACTGTTCAGCCTTGGTGATCGGAACGATATGGTTGGCGAGACGCATGAAGAAGATCGGATCGGCTTCCGTCAGCGTGCAGACAACGGTCGATTCGTCAGGCGTTGCAACGCCGGTCAGCTCATTGCCGGAACCGTCAGACATTTCCTTATAACCGGCGACCTTGCTCAGAACCTGATCGACGCGCTGGTTCTTCGTATTGGGCATGGCGGAAACCTGCCACGAGCCCTTGACATCGGCCGAGGTAATCTTGCTGCCGTCGGAGAAGACGGCCTTCGGGTCGATCTTGAAAGTCCATACCTTTTTGTCCGGCGAGTCCCAGCTCGTGAAGACGTAAGGCTGGATCTTGCCTTCCGTGTCGAAATACATCGGCGAAGCCCACCAGAAGGAGTTCCAGCGGAAGGTTCTGCCGCCGCCGCGCAGCGGCGACCAATCCTGGTCGAAGGCCGGATTGATGGCCTTCAAGACCTGGCCGTCCTGCGCCATGACGATGCGGGCGCTCGCGCCAAAGAGCGAGAAGCCGACGCCGGCCGCAAGCCCGAGCTTCAGCGCGTTACGACGGGAAATCTGCGAAAAGTTTTGGTCGTTACCAATTGTCATTTGCTCCTCCGTGGCAAATAGCGCGCCTTTCGAAAGACCTCCCCGAAGCTGCGCGATATGGCCCTGACATTTGCGCGATAATGTAAATCTGTCAATGGAAAATAACGAATGAAAGATTAAATGCGATAACGCCAATTATTTATCTAGCAAAATCAATATCATAAAGATTGGCGTTCGAAGTTTTCAGATTTGTAAGATTGACAACTCCGTCACATTGGGATGAATACGACGGCGTAAGAACGTGCCTGGAGGCCCGATCTGACGAGGAGGACAACTTTGAGCAATCACAAGATTACAGGCGTTTATAGCGCCGCTACCACCCCTCTCAACGCCGATGGCAGCCCGGATCTCGGCCTGTTCACCGAACATTGCCAGCGACTGATCGAAGAAGGTTGTCACGGCGTGGCGCTGCTCGGAACGACGGGCGAAGCCAACTCCTTCTCTTCCGCTGAGCGCCGTGTGATCCTTGAAGCCGCACTGAAGGCTGGCATTCCCTCGGACAAGCTCCTGCCGGGCACTGGCGTTGTCGCCATTCCCGAGACAGTCGAGTTGACGAAACATGCGCTCTCGCTCGGCGTTACCAAGGCGGTCATGCTGCCCCCCTTCTATTACAAGGGCGTCTCCGACGAAGGGCTGTTCACTGCCTATGCGCAGATTCTGGAGAAGATCGGCGATACCAGGCTGCAGGTGATCCTCTATCATATCCCGCAGGTCTCAGGCGTTCCGCTCTCCATTCCGCTGATTAGCCGCCTTGTCGAAGCCTTCCCGGAGACGGTCGTCGGCATCAAGGAATCTGCCGGTGATTTCAATAACATGCAGGAAATCATCGCAACCTGCCCTGGCTTCTCGGTACTCTGTGGTGCCGACCCGCTGCTGTTACCACTCCTGAAGGCTGGCGGCGCCGGCTGCATCACCGCCACGTCGAACCTCGTCGCAAACTCGCTGCGCACGGTTTACGACCACGTTCACGACGAAACGAAGGGTGCAGCGGTCGAGGCCGCACAGGCGCGCATCAATGCCTTCCGCACCCTGTCGAACTCCTATGTCCAGATCCCCACGATCAAGGCCATGGTCGGCCTGAAGACCGGCAATGCAGATTGGAGACGCACGCGCCCGCCGCTGGTGCCGCTCAATGATGCCGAATACGCGGCACTCGCCGAAGGCTATGCCAAGCTGCCGTAAAGGAGGAATGCCATGCAACCGACAGGTTTGAAGCCCGAGGACGTGCCGGCTTTGATGGACGGTGTCCTCAGGACAAATACCGCCCAGACTGGCCGTTTTGATGCCTATCTGCCCTCTCCCTGCATTCAGAACCATGCCGCCAATCTCGCCTTTCTGGCCGATGGCACGCTGACCTGCGTCTGGTTCGGCGGCACGATGGAGGGCATGGGTGACATCTCGATTTACATGTCGCGGCTCGCTCCCGGCGCGGATCGCTGGTCCGAACCTGAGAAAATGTCTGATGATCCGGCGAGATCCGAGCAGAATCCCTTGATTTTCAACGCACCGGATGACCGTGTCTGGCTGCTCTATACTTCGCAAACGTCTGGCGACCAGGACGGCGCAGTTGTCAAATGCCGGATCTCCGCAGACGGCGGCAAGAGTTTTGCCGCACCCACCATCCTCTGCGACCTGACCGGCACCTTCGTGCGCCAGCAAATTATCGTGAATGGCAATGGCGACTGGCTGCTCCCCGTCTTCCGCTGCATCAGCCTACCCGGCCAGAGATGGAGCGGCGACGCCGACACAGCAGGCGTTCTGATCTCCCGCGATCGCGGAAAAAGCTGGCAGATGAAGGAGATAGAAAACACTCTGGGTGCCGTGCACATGAATATCGTGCCGGTCGGTGCCGACAGGATGATCGCTTTCTTCCGCGACCGATATTCGGAAAACATTCGCGCTTCGCTGTCGTCAGACCAAGGCGAGACCTGGAGTGCGCCGGAGCCGACCAATCTGCCCAACAACAATTCCTCGATCCAGGCCACAAGGCTGACGGACCGGAGAATCGCGATGGTTTACAACCACAGCAACGCCGCCTCCTCCGACGCCAGACGTCAGTCCCTCTATGACGAGATCGAAAGCGACAAGGCGCCTGTCGCAGAAATGTCGAATATCCCGG
This genomic window contains:
- a CDS encoding ABC transporter permease, translated to MSAIPLSTIDTAEEPPVNLWRDAWHRLKRNKLAIFGLIVIVILAFAAIFGPSLTPYDYLSQDLASRNAPPSLAHFFGTDDLGRDVFSRIVFGTRTAFLVAVIVTFIAVVIGLLLGAIAGFFGNPFDRVIMWLTDVTMSVPNLLLVVVINASLKTPITRWMETQYLATLNPFYRQTVWVDFILVFGSMALISWPPYARLVRAQVLSIRNRPYVMAAQALGLSNWIVILRYIVPNALGPLIVSVSAGLGTAMVLESAFSFLGVGVNPPTPSWGNMISDGLRVWQHYPHLLAAPAAVLGLASVAFSFLGDGLNDALNPRGSK
- a CDS encoding ABC transporter permease, which encodes MLRYVLTRFAIWIPSVLVVMMAVYAMAFYGAGDPIKLIFLRAPGDVAYNPQRIEAIRESAGLNKPFIEQFGLYIWNLLHGQFGNSLSSGRSVWAMVSAAAPVSFQLALCSIILTAVVAIPLGMIAALNQNNRVDYTILGTALFLWAIPAYVAGPLLMVALIVLLPMIKVPYGWGGIFDVRIFLPLIVLSFQPVALIVRQTRAAVIEVLSEDFVRTARAKGVPEIVVALKHILRPVLTPVVTQLGLIMITIVNGAIFVELVFGLPGLGRLTVQALTNSDYPVILAITLIGSFLVMASNLLVDVLYPLLDPRANDSRRSR
- a CDS encoding ABC transporter substrate-binding protein, producing MTIGNDQNFSQISRRNALKLGLAAGVGFSLFGASARIVMAQDGQVLKAINPAFDQDWSPLRGGGRTFRWNSFWWASPMYFDTEGKIQPYVFTSWDSPDKKVWTFKIDPKAVFSDGSKITSADVKGSWQVSAMPNTKNQRVDQVLSKVAGYKEMSDGSGNELTGVATPDESTVVCTLTEADPIFFMRLANHIVPITKAEQSRGSDGEEVADWYKPDSKAVYSGPFKLTAIDIDAGTLTFEPNEKFFGPKPKLARIEISSIEDNVTATSLIKSGEYNAHTELVTSTIIQDLGPEFSAGPLIPTSQHFWFNTSRAPMDDPKVRQALIMAVDRDGLFKASYPDGPHKKADQILNSVPGADNSGFEPYPYDPAAAKKLLAESSYGGPERLPKLLFVGISGPAIQAAAQFIAEQWRQNLGITAVDMKPQQDSYAGPDQNAVQIFRDDVGTRVPDAVSYLAGSIASSSSNAQNKLGGYKNAKVDSLLAEAATKAADDPDRVKLAQEAQKVFRDDWAFLPWYSQAMSRWATKEVKAMEKNLDWQVVAPWDVSIG
- a CDS encoding dihydrodipicolinate synthase family protein encodes the protein MSNHKITGVYSAATTPLNADGSPDLGLFTEHCQRLIEEGCHGVALLGTTGEANSFSSAERRVILEAALKAGIPSDKLLPGTGVVAIPETVELTKHALSLGVTKAVMLPPFYYKGVSDEGLFTAYAQILEKIGDTRLQVILYHIPQVSGVPLSIPLISRLVEAFPETVVGIKESAGDFNNMQEIIATCPGFSVLCGADPLLLPLLKAGGAGCITATSNLVANSLRTVYDHVHDETKGAAVEAAQARINAFRTLSNSYVQIPTIKAMVGLKTGNADWRRTRPPLVPLNDAEYAALAEGYAKLP
- a CDS encoding exo-alpha-sialidase, with the protein product MQPTGLKPEDVPALMDGVLRTNTAQTGRFDAYLPSPCIQNHAANLAFLADGTLTCVWFGGTMEGMGDISIYMSRLAPGADRWSEPEKMSDDPARSEQNPLIFNAPDDRVWLLYTSQTSGDQDGAVVKCRISADGGKSFAAPTILCDLTGTFVRQQIIVNGNGDWLLPVFRCISLPGQRWSGDADTAGVLISRDRGKSWQMKEIENTLGAVHMNIVPVGADRMIAFFRDRYSENIRASLSSDQGETWSAPEPTNLPNNNSSIQATRLTDRRIAMVYNHSNAASSDARRQSLYDEIESDKAPVAEMSNIPARKAIWGVPRAPLSLAVSADAGGHFERKLDLDTGDGYCLSNNSKDRLNREFSYPSITQGPDGALHVAYTYYRRAIKYVRLPLESIT